The Actinocorallia herbida DNA window TCGAACCCGAGGACGAGGATCCAGAAGGCGAGGACGAACAGGCCCGCGACGATCGACGGGATGCCCGTCATGACGTCGACGAAGAAGCTGATCGTCCGGGAGAGCCGCTTGCCCTGGCCGTACTCGACGAGGTAGATCGCGGTGAGCACCGCGACCGGGATCGACATGACGCTGGCCAGCGCGACCTGCTCCAGGGTGCCGACCAGGGAGTGGTAGATGCCGCCCCCGGAGTCCCGGCCGCCGATGCCGTTCATCGACTTCAGCAGGAAGTCGGCGCTGATGACCTGGGCGCCCTCGCTGATGACCTTGTACAGAAGGCTGATCAGCGGGATGACGGCGAGCGCGAAGGCGACGTAGACCGCGACGAGGACTGCCCGGTCCTTGAGCTTGCGGCCCATCGACGTCGTCGGGATCGCCTGCCCGGTCTTGGCGGTGTTGGCTGCGAGCGCGCTCATTCGGTGAACTCCTTGCGGCGGGACACGACGGCGCGGGCCGCCATGTTCACGATCATCGTGATGATGAAGAGCACCAGGCCGGACGCGATCAGGGCGCTGCGGCCGATGTCGCCGGACTCGCCGAAGGTGCGGACGATGTTGGCGGCGAAGGTGTTGCCGCCGGGCTCCAGGATGTGCCAGTTGATCCCGGCGACCGTGGAGAGCACCAGGGCGATGGCGACGGTCTCGCCGAGCGCGCGGCCGAGGCCGAGCATCATCGCGCTGATGACGCCGGAGCGGCCGTAGGGCAGGACCGACAGCCGGATGGTCTCCCAGCGGGTCGCGCCGAGCG harbors:
- the pstA gene encoding phosphate ABC transporter permease PstA; the encoded protein is MSALAANTAKTGQAIPTTSMGRKLKDRAVLVAVYVAFALAVIPLISLLYKVISEGAQVISADFLLKSMNGIGGRDSGGGIYHSLVGTLEQVALASVMSIPVAVLTAIYLVEYGQGKRLSRTISFFVDVMTGIPSIVAGLFVLAFWILVLGFEVSGFAGALALAVLMIPTVVRSAEEMLKLVPNELREASYALGVPRWRTVTKVVLPTAFTGIITGIMLAIARVMGETAPLLLTIWVTKVINFNPFSGAQSSLPTYIWEQASDPNQVAVARAWGAALALIFIIMVLNLGARLLARRTSIR